One window of Cohnella hashimotonis genomic DNA carries:
- a CDS encoding sugar phosphate isomerase/epimerase family protein, giving the protein MKVGIDMHHGFLTEPATVEQGLEQAKREGFAGVYYKSPLDLSPRLDPGELRAAAECAASLGLYIDLGIGRVNPYNTNEVRDVWLLGGGDYKLAMEKLIGAAAAVGCRELIGVTAGWKGMFTGYHVYDRFRTDIAWEEQLRATASFLRSLAPALRDAGARINLETHEEITTWEILRLIEQVGEDALGVALDTANVVARGEDPLEAAKRVAPYVHQMHAKDCIVYFSDSGIVRQIKPAGQGIVEFEAVLKLIAEHEPKLHLQIEDHKGFMHADLFEAAWRDAHPDLSLADTMALVRHARSCERRIAAGELPDPAAYERPDYREQRDERLTAARSHLLVVLERLGLNESIG; this is encoded by the coding sequence TTGAAAGTCGGCATTGATATGCATCACGGATTTCTGACGGAGCCGGCGACGGTGGAGCAGGGATTGGAACAGGCGAAGCGCGAAGGCTTCGCGGGCGTGTACTACAAATCCCCGCTCGATCTGTCTCCTCGCCTCGATCCCGGCGAGCTGAGGGCGGCGGCCGAATGCGCCGCATCGCTCGGCCTATATATCGATCTGGGCATAGGAAGAGTGAACCCGTACAACACGAACGAGGTGCGGGACGTGTGGCTGCTGGGCGGAGGCGATTACAAGCTTGCGATGGAGAAGTTGATCGGGGCTGCGGCCGCCGTGGGCTGCCGCGAGCTGATCGGCGTGACGGCGGGCTGGAAAGGGATGTTCACCGGCTACCATGTATACGACCGGTTCCGCACGGACATCGCCTGGGAAGAACAGCTTCGCGCTACGGCGTCCTTCCTTCGCTCGCTCGCTCCGGCGCTGCGCGACGCCGGAGCGCGCATTAACCTGGAGACGCACGAGGAGATTACGACGTGGGAGATTCTGCGGCTGATCGAGCAGGTCGGCGAAGACGCGCTCGGCGTGGCGCTCGATACGGCCAATGTCGTCGCCCGCGGCGAGGATCCACTGGAGGCGGCGAAGCGCGTTGCCCCTTACGTGCACCAGATGCATGCCAAGGATTGCATTGTGTATTTTTCGGACAGCGGCATCGTGCGCCAGATCAAGCCGGCCGGCCAGGGCATCGTCGAATTCGAGGCGGTGCTCAAGCTGATTGCTGAGCACGAGCCGAAGCTGCACCTGCAAATCGAGGATCACAAGGGCTTCATGCACGCCGACCTATTCGAGGCGGCCTGGCGCGACGCCCACCCGGATCTGTCACTGGCCGACACGATGGCGCTTGTCCGCCATGCCCGAAGCTGCGAGCGGCGCATCGCGGCAGGCGAGCTGCCCGATCCGGCGGCTTACGAGCGTCCCGATTATCGCGAGCAGCGGGACGAGCGGTTGACCGCGGCGCGCAGCCATCTGCTGGTCGTGCTGGAGCGGCTGGGGCTGAACGAATCGATCGGTTAA
- a CDS encoding PIG-L deacetylase family protein yields MNSASGSEASIRVLVIGAHPDEPDIYAGGTAALFAMAGHAVKFLSLTDGCGGHYEMDGEALSERRTMEAQEAARRLGIAEYEVLRRTHDGELYPDVATRLEVVRQIRRWQADIVITFHPEGCKHTDNRYAGRVVADAASFAGSVRNVAPDVPLYGKSPLYLLMPDYSMRDRYSADIVVDIGGEALERKLRACDAHASQFYEYTPWTQGRLNEVPERWEERREFLLDGWAPFFYSDANMLPALERWYGADHAGTVLYAEPFEIADYGRRPEDAELRRLLPMLGDASGVRKGGLPA; encoded by the coding sequence ATGAACTCAGCATCGGGATCGGAAGCGTCTATTCGCGTGCTTGTTATCGGCGCGCATCCGGACGAGCCAGACATCTATGCGGGCGGCACGGCCGCTTTATTCGCAATGGCCGGGCATGCGGTCAAATTCCTCTCGCTGACGGACGGCTGCGGCGGTCACTATGAGATGGACGGCGAAGCCTTGTCCGAGCGCCGGACGATGGAGGCGCAAGAGGCAGCACGCAGGCTCGGCATCGCCGAGTACGAGGTGCTGCGCCGAACGCACGACGGCGAGCTGTACCCTGACGTCGCCACGCGGCTGGAGGTGGTCCGGCAGATCCGTCGCTGGCAGGCGGACATCGTCATCACCTTCCACCCTGAGGGCTGCAAGCACACGGACAACCGCTACGCAGGACGTGTTGTCGCCGACGCCGCCTCCTTTGCCGGCAGCGTGCGCAACGTTGCGCCCGATGTGCCGCTCTACGGCAAGTCGCCGCTGTATTTGCTCATGCCGGACTACTCCATGCGCGACCGGTACTCGGCTGACATCGTCGTCGACATCGGCGGCGAAGCGCTGGAGCGCAAGCTGCGCGCTTGCGATGCGCATGCTTCGCAATTTTACGAATATACTCCCTGGACCCAGGGACGGCTGAACGAGGTGCCGGAACGCTGGGAGGAGCGGCGGGAATTTCTGCTGGACGGCTGGGCCCCCTTCTTCTACTCCGACGCGAATATGCTGCCCGCGCTTGAGCGGTGGTATGGCGCCGATCACGCGGGGACGGTGTTGTACGCCGAGCCCTTCGAGATCGCCGACTATGGGCGCAGGCCGGAAGACGCCGAGCTTCGCAGGCTGCTGCCGATGCTGGGCGACGCGTCCGGTGTGCGCAAAGGAGGGCTGCCGGCATGA
- a CDS encoding PIG-L deacetylase family protein: protein MTIRKLNVVMICAHPDEPDMYAGGLAALYAEQGHNVRFLSLTNGDSGHYALTKPEIAARRRLEADRAADVLGLDAYDILETSDGELEPTLAVRKEVIRYLRQHEPDVLVAFHPEGGVSPDNRYAGRVVADAVPYAGVPGFMPDIPSLRKRMLVLLMPDMSLQTSYRPDVAICTDSVLEKKLLACDAHSTTFYELIPWGAGKLDAVPKDWPGRRQYLMDGWSIFGKSDRMLPALELRYGKERAAGIASAEAFEIARYGLQPSDSELDGLLPKTP, encoded by the coding sequence ATGACGATACGCAAGCTGAACGTGGTGATGATCTGCGCCCACCCCGACGAGCCCGACATGTACGCGGGCGGTCTGGCTGCGCTCTATGCGGAGCAAGGGCATAACGTCCGGTTTCTGTCGCTGACCAATGGCGACAGCGGCCACTACGCGCTGACGAAACCGGAGATTGCGGCGAGGCGCAGACTTGAAGCCGATCGGGCTGCCGACGTTCTCGGGCTGGACGCCTACGATATTTTGGAGACGTCGGACGGAGAGCTGGAGCCGACGCTGGCCGTGCGCAAGGAGGTCATCCGCTATCTCAGGCAACATGAGCCGGATGTGCTCGTCGCCTTCCATCCGGAGGGCGGCGTCAGTCCGGACAACCGCTATGCGGGCCGAGTGGTGGCCGACGCCGTGCCGTACGCGGGCGTACCCGGCTTCATGCCCGACATTCCGAGTCTGCGCAAGCGGATGCTTGTGCTGCTCATGCCGGATATGTCTCTGCAAACGAGCTACCGGCCGGACGTCGCCATCTGCACGGACAGCGTGCTGGAGAAGAAGCTGCTGGCCTGCGACGCCCATTCCACCACCTTCTATGAGCTGATCCCGTGGGGGGCCGGCAAGCTGGATGCGGTGCCCAAGGATTGGCCGGGACGACGGCAATATCTGATGGACGGTTGGTCGATTTTTGGCAAATCGGATCGCATGCTTCCTGCTCTGGAGCTGCGCTACGGCAAGGAGCGGGCTGCCGGGATCGCCTCGGCGGAAGCGTTCGAGATCGCCAGATACGGTCTGCAGCCGTCCGACTCGGAATTGGACGGGTTGCTGCCGAAGACGCCGTGA
- a CDS encoding Gfo/Idh/MocA family protein: protein MKRLALLGCWNPYHASDYVREVAVADDARLVAVWDDEPARGKAFAAEHGLPFAGDLDALLLGGELDGAIVPAAPNGTPGYAVIAAARAGVPILADHIYATSAAEAEAIGAEVRRAGVPFAMDLPLLDWPINLAAVATARAGRLGRIVSVRIRNAHGGAIHGELPERFGRAPAGIETDLGAHGLYLMRALLGMPQTVVAAGCLLSGWQVPDQAASLFEFAGGAFAVLEASNVSAGSPFAIEVYGTEGCWLGRADSGWHRRLLRRSDAVLAGYDRQGRALASDFLWESAPEAVPGVVSRWLRTLASGKGGIVNDETVGDAGLAGLMEGADVAALLEAVRQSFADGGRIVLSY from the coding sequence GTGAAGCGGCTGGCGCTGCTCGGCTGCTGGAACCCGTACCACGCGTCCGACTATGTCCGCGAGGTCGCCGTGGCGGACGATGCGCGGCTCGTCGCGGTGTGGGACGACGAGCCCGCGCGCGGCAAGGCCTTCGCCGCGGAGCATGGCTTGCCGTTCGCCGGCGATCTGGATGCGTTGCTGCTGGGCGGAGAGCTGGATGGCGCGATCGTGCCCGCTGCGCCGAACGGCACGCCAGGCTATGCGGTTATAGCCGCGGCGCGCGCCGGCGTGCCGATTCTCGCGGACCACATCTACGCTACAAGCGCGGCAGAGGCGGAGGCGATCGGCGCCGAGGTTCGGCGCGCCGGCGTGCCGTTCGCCATGGATCTTCCGCTGCTCGATTGGCCGATCAATCTGGCGGCTGTCGCCACGGCGCGTGCCGGACGGCTCGGCCGCATCGTCTCGGTGCGTATCCGCAACGCGCACGGCGGTGCCATTCACGGCGAACTGCCGGAGCGGTTCGGTCGCGCACCCGCCGGCATCGAAACCGACCTTGGCGCGCATGGCCTCTACCTGATGCGCGCGCTGCTGGGAATGCCGCAGACGGTAGTCGCTGCCGGGTGCCTCCTGTCCGGCTGGCAAGTGCCGGACCAGGCGGCGAGCCTGTTCGAGTTCGCCGGCGGCGCGTTCGCCGTTCTGGAGGCGAGCAACGTGTCCGCGGGCTCGCCGTTCGCGATCGAGGTGTATGGCACGGAGGGCTGCTGGCTCGGACGAGCCGACTCCGGCTGGCACCGCCGCCTGCTGCGCAGAAGCGACGCCGTCCTTGCCGGCTACGACAGGCAGGGTCGTGCCCTTGCTTCCGACTTCCTGTGGGAGAGCGCCCCTGAGGCCGTGCCCGGCGTCGTCTCGCGATGGCTGCGGACACTGGCGTCCGGCAAAGGCGGAATCGTCAATGATGAAACGGTGGGAGATGCGGGGCTGGCAGGCCTGATGGAAGGGGCGGACGTGGCTGCGCTGCTGGAGGCCGTCAGGCAGTCGTTCGCCGACGGCGGCCGTATCGTCCTTTCATATTAA
- a CDS encoding SRPBCC family protein produces the protein MAAHEYYMPTNWRVRADIWEVYEICSDFEGYARWWPEVYLGIHAAGKDAETGNDVFAILSKGKLPYKLRWTSCKTVENAPHALSLKAAGDLAGRGTWKFEQDGEYVNIRFDWYVNADKPLLKYLSPILKPVFRSNHYWAMDRGRESLDRELARRHKAEVSNR, from the coding sequence ATGGCCGCACACGAATACTACATGCCGACGAATTGGCGGGTGAGGGCGGATATTTGGGAAGTATACGAGATTTGCTCCGACTTCGAGGGCTATGCGCGTTGGTGGCCCGAAGTCTATCTGGGTATTCACGCTGCCGGCAAGGATGCGGAGACGGGCAACGACGTGTTCGCGATTCTGTCAAAAGGGAAGCTGCCGTACAAGCTGCGCTGGACATCGTGCAAGACGGTCGAAAACGCCCCGCATGCCTTGTCGCTGAAGGCGGCGGGGGATCTCGCGGGCCGCGGGACCTGGAAGTTCGAGCAGGACGGCGAATATGTTAACATACGCTTCGATTGGTACGTGAACGCCGATAAGCCGCTGCTCAAATATTTGTCCCCGATCCTGAAGCCGGTATTTCGGTCGAACCACTACTGGGCGATGGATCGCGGGAGGGAGAGCCTCGACCGGGAACTGGCAAGGCGGCATAAGGCCGAGGTCTCCAATAGGTGA
- a CDS encoding helix-turn-helix domain-containing protein, whose amino-acid sequence MYMEEYITSIMGECDYQLWASKEDQPPQLIAARGGQSHEPSGRDPSDTNDCFYLRNKEQGCIDFFFRYSSGLQLLFRWFDAPGNEPAELLNLLYPSLPGYYADHVAARQHMIVRKMSDSIKSITALLDLDQLLSQILDNTMTVIPTASVGVLWMYDAEENALTVRTASERFDRSMIGRMRMKPGEGIIGQAFLDGKPRIYRGADAIMRAAANMSEENVHYLSASLAYRDPNYQAVLCVPVKVDSETVCVLILYQMGVYPLFTLEDLDLLHNFADQVAIAIHNARLFSEVQRQNALLVKRDDIHAILMKLSLKNKGPAVILRELERMIERPLYFIDLVEYTVTSSNNRMKSPVSIAAVAQRLGSRREPDTYDEETSAGMRRLHVVPIIAADACLGYVVIELNRELTTLDRIVLEQGRSILSLEMVRKQSQADYYYKKAHDRFHELLALQDLATLRRKGGEMGLEDGKELAAVLFDLPISDFRLMNVQIYRLVALVKKTFQTRAAVVFVLGSKLTMIVQASNAERKLDLKEDLSALFKEWGRSGEGTLRAGAGRSFAGLQSLAASYTEAGKALAYMVSKKRSGFMYYPDIGINQLFFQQSPEELAAFIQQVFGPLRDAGGDGSRLEETLLAYVKTNRSIQQTAESLHIHVNTLYQRMKKIEDALQISFKEPEHMLRLQLACYLYGVEANGSSSL is encoded by the coding sequence ATGTATATGGAAGAATATATAACATCAATTATGGGCGAGTGCGATTATCAGCTTTGGGCCAGTAAAGAGGATCAGCCGCCGCAGCTCATCGCCGCCAGAGGCGGACAATCTCACGAGCCTTCGGGCAGGGACCCGTCCGACACGAATGATTGCTTCTATCTGCGAAACAAAGAGCAAGGCTGTATCGATTTCTTTTTCCGCTACAGCAGCGGCCTGCAGCTGCTCTTTCGCTGGTTCGACGCCCCCGGAAATGAGCCTGCCGAGCTGCTGAACCTACTGTATCCATCGCTCCCGGGGTATTATGCAGATCATGTCGCTGCGCGTCAGCATATGATCGTACGAAAGATGAGCGACAGCATCAAAAGCATTACCGCCCTGCTCGATCTCGACCAGCTGCTCTCGCAAATATTAGATAATACGATGACGGTTATTCCTACGGCAAGCGTCGGTGTTCTATGGATGTATGACGCAGAGGAAAATGCCTTGACCGTACGCACCGCATCCGAGCGTTTTGATCGCAGTATGATTGGACGGATGCGAATGAAGCCCGGCGAAGGCATAATCGGGCAAGCTTTTCTCGATGGGAAGCCGCGGATCTATCGAGGCGCCGACGCCATTATGAGGGCGGCAGCCAATATGTCGGAGGAGAATGTCCATTATCTCAGCGCCTCCCTCGCCTATAGAGATCCCAATTACCAAGCAGTCCTCTGCGTTCCTGTCAAAGTGGACAGTGAGACGGTGTGCGTGCTTATTTTGTATCAGATGGGGGTCTACCCGTTGTTCACGCTGGAGGACCTTGACTTATTGCACAACTTCGCCGATCAAGTGGCGATCGCGATCCATAATGCCCGCCTTTTCAGCGAGGTACAGCGTCAGAACGCCCTGCTCGTCAAGCGTGATGACATTCATGCGATTCTCATGAAACTATCGCTGAAGAACAAGGGCCCTGCCGTCATTTTGCGCGAGCTGGAGAGGATGATCGAACGCCCGCTCTATTTCATCGATCTGGTTGAGTACACGGTGACGTCATCGAATAACCGGATGAAGTCGCCCGTCTCGATTGCGGCGGTGGCTCAACGACTCGGCTCCAGGCGCGAGCCCGACACTTACGACGAGGAGACTTCGGCAGGCATGCGGAGACTGCATGTCGTTCCAATCATTGCCGCCGATGCTTGCCTCGGCTATGTCGTCATCGAGCTGAATCGGGAGCTGACGACGCTCGATCGGATCGTCCTGGAGCAGGGGCGTTCGATTTTATCGCTCGAGATGGTTCGCAAGCAATCGCAGGCCGACTACTACTACAAAAAGGCGCATGATCGTTTCCATGAACTGCTGGCCTTGCAGGATCTTGCCACGCTTCGGCGCAAAGGCGGCGAGATGGGACTTGAAGACGGGAAAGAGCTGGCGGCCGTGCTATTCGACCTGCCGATCTCGGATTTCCGATTGATGAATGTCCAGATTTACCGACTCGTCGCACTCGTGAAGAAAACATTCCAGACGAGAGCGGCTGTCGTGTTCGTACTCGGCAGCAAATTAACAATGATCGTTCAGGCGAGCAATGCGGAGCGAAAGCTGGATTTGAAGGAGGACCTATCCGCTCTGTTCAAGGAGTGGGGACGAAGTGGCGAAGGTACGCTGCGAGCCGGCGCCGGCAGAAGTTTCGCGGGACTGCAATCGCTCGCCGCGAGCTACACCGAGGCGGGCAAAGCGCTTGCCTACATGGTATCCAAGAAGCGTTCTGGCTTCATGTATTATCCTGACATCGGCATCAATCAGCTTTTCTTCCAGCAGTCCCCCGAGGAATTGGCTGCGTTTATCCAGCAAGTGTTCGGACCGCTGCGCGATGCCGGAGGAGACGGAAGCAGGCTTGAGGAGACACTGCTCGCCTACGTGAAGACGAATCGTTCCATCCAGCAGACGGCCGAGTCACTGCACATTCATGTCAACACGCTATATCAGCGGATGAAGAAAATCGAGGATGCACTTCAAATCTCGTTCAAGGAGCCCGAACATATGCTGCGCCTGCAACTCGCTTGTTATTTGTATGGCGTGGAGGCGAACGGATCGTCATCTTTGTAA
- a CDS encoding MFS transporter, which yields MTTSVSFKWKYWILGLLFLGWSVGNMDRFAINYAVLGITEDMGLSASSTGIILSSFFAGYALMQIPGGYLADRFGYRRVIITSIVMWSLFTIATGLAWSLTSLILIRFLFGLSEGSFFPSASKAITGWFPTNERSRAMSIMLTSGSVMGVVTPIVTTQAMAANGWRPVFYWIGAIGLLFAVLFLFFLKEKEKADKKKPSETANLPAGTAQSAPLASVLKSPLVWKLFVGYFSIYVVSWGLNSWMPTYMRDVRGLDLASIGYLSAIPAFVGIFAMLISGVVLDKLPRGRDLQAAAGSAVVVAILLYLMQAAGSAAMFVGIQCLVMVFQSFVVILIASSALKHLPESNAASANGFINTGAQIAGFLAPTMIGFMIDASGGSYMSAFILMMVFACVSAASLLLISRRSKLGNFTMKEGILHE from the coding sequence ATGACAACAAGTGTTTCTTTCAAGTGGAAGTATTGGATTTTAGGCTTGCTGTTCTTGGGCTGGTCGGTAGGAAACATGGACCGGTTCGCAATTAACTATGCGGTGCTTGGCATAACAGAGGACATGGGGTTGAGCGCGTCTTCGACGGGCATTATCCTGAGCAGCTTCTTCGCGGGCTATGCGCTCATGCAGATTCCCGGGGGCTATCTGGCCGACAGGTTCGGTTACCGGCGGGTAATCATTACATCGATCGTGATGTGGTCTTTGTTCACGATTGCAACAGGGCTTGCCTGGTCGCTGACGTCGCTAATCCTCATCCGATTTCTGTTCGGACTCAGCGAGGGCAGCTTCTTCCCTTCCGCCTCGAAGGCAATCACGGGCTGGTTCCCAACCAACGAGCGAAGCCGGGCGATGTCGATTATGCTCACTTCAGGCTCTGTCATGGGCGTCGTAACTCCAATCGTCACGACGCAGGCAATGGCCGCAAACGGCTGGCGGCCGGTCTTCTACTGGATTGGCGCAATCGGACTTCTATTTGCGGTGTTGTTCCTATTTTTCCTGAAAGAGAAGGAAAAGGCAGATAAGAAGAAGCCATCAGAAACGGCGAACCTGCCGGCGGGAACTGCTCAATCTGCACCTCTGGCCTCTGTATTGAAATCGCCGCTCGTCTGGAAGCTGTTCGTCGGATATTTCAGCATCTATGTCGTCAGTTGGGGACTTAATTCCTGGATGCCGACCTATATGCGGGATGTTCGCGGACTGGATCTTGCGTCAATCGGTTACCTGTCGGCCATTCCCGCATTCGTCGGCATTTTTGCGATGCTTATCAGCGGGGTCGTGCTGGATAAGCTGCCCCGGGGCAGAGATTTGCAGGCCGCGGCCGGCTCGGCAGTCGTGGTCGCGATTCTTCTCTATTTGATGCAGGCAGCCGGTTCGGCGGCGATGTTTGTCGGGATCCAGTGCCTTGTAATGGTATTTCAATCCTTCGTCGTCATCCTCATTGCTTCCTCGGCGCTGAAGCATTTGCCCGAGAGCAATGCGGCCTCTGCGAACGGGTTCATTAATACGGGGGCGCAGATCGCCGGATTTCTGGCGCCGACGATGATCGGCTTCATGATCGATGCCTCAGGCGGCTCCTATATGTCGGCCTTTATTCTAATGATGGTATTCGCTTGCGTCAGCGCCGCATCGCTGCTTTTGATCAGCCGCCGGAGCAAACTGGGAAATTTCACGATGAAAGAGGGCATTTTACATGAATAA
- a CDS encoding M20 family metallopeptidase, producing MNKQVAEQISRLVDEKGAKIIAISDEIWDYAEIRFEEFRSSALLADTLEAEGFVVERGVAELETGLIASFGSNGPVVAILGEFDALAGLSQQAGVYAHNQVVSNGSGHGCGHHLLGAGALAAAIAVKDYLQQTGMPGTVRYYGCPAEESGYGKTYMVREGCFADVDIALSWHPFTMNVVMSSSSLAVIHATFRFQGKSTHAAVSPHLGRSALDAVELMNVGVNYMREHMIDQARIHYAVTNSGGTSPNVVQRDAEVTYLIRAPKSDQVKTLYERVVNAARGAALMTETAMEHVIEGACVNLIPNTALEQVMHDYMSAIELPVYTDEELTEAKAAYASLPDTDKAAAGQLLPKEWRSVIAEQPLINTIAPYSGFNGSVMGGSTDVADVSWVVPTAQCMTATYAFGTPFHAWQTVAQGKSSYAHKAMLFAGKTMACTAVEALLDPALIAAAKAELAERLDGEQYECLVPKEISPPRASRPD from the coding sequence ATGAATAAACAGGTAGCAGAGCAGATTTCGCGTCTTGTCGATGAGAAAGGCGCCAAGATAATCGCCATTAGCGACGAGATATGGGATTACGCGGAAATCCGGTTCGAGGAGTTCCGCTCGTCGGCCCTGCTCGCGGACACGCTTGAAGCCGAAGGCTTCGTCGTCGAACGCGGGGTCGCGGAGCTGGAAACGGGGCTGATCGCGAGCTTCGGCAGCAACGGACCGGTCGTCGCTATTCTCGGCGAGTTTGACGCACTCGCCGGATTGAGCCAGCAGGCGGGCGTTTATGCTCATAATCAAGTCGTCAGCAACGGGAGCGGTCACGGTTGCGGACATCATCTGCTTGGAGCGGGAGCATTGGCTGCGGCAATTGCGGTTAAGGACTATCTGCAGCAGACCGGAATGCCGGGAACCGTCCGTTATTATGGCTGTCCTGCGGAGGAAAGCGGCTATGGAAAGACGTACATGGTTCGCGAAGGATGCTTTGCCGATGTCGATATCGCGCTGTCTTGGCATCCGTTTACGATGAATGTGGTTATGTCGTCGTCAAGTCTGGCCGTCATCCATGCGACGTTCCGTTTTCAGGGGAAAAGCACGCACGCTGCAGTCTCGCCTCATTTGGGCAGAAGCGCGCTCGATGCAGTCGAGCTGATGAACGTCGGCGTCAATTACATGCGGGAGCATATGATCGATCAGGCCCGCATTCACTATGCGGTGACGAATTCGGGCGGCACGTCGCCGAATGTGGTCCAGCGAGATGCGGAGGTGACCTACTTGATCCGCGCGCCGAAGTCAGATCAGGTGAAAACGCTGTATGAGCGGGTCGTAAATGCCGCTCGCGGCGCGGCGCTGATGACGGAGACGGCGATGGAGCACGTGATCGAAGGCGCATGCGTCAATCTCATTCCGAATACGGCGCTGGAGCAAGTGATGCATGACTATATGAGCGCGATTGAACTTCCTGTCTATACGGATGAGGAGCTGACAGAGGCTAAGGCCGCTTATGCTTCGCTGCCGGATACCGATAAGGCTGCCGCCGGGCAGTTGCTTCCGAAGGAGTGGCGCAGCGTCATCGCCGAACAGCCGCTCATAAATACGATTGCGCCTTATAGCGGCTTCAACGGTTCGGTGATGGGCGGTTCCACGGACGTTGCCGACGTGAGCTGGGTCGTGCCGACTGCCCAATGCATGACGGCTACCTATGCCTTCGGTACGCCGTTCCATGCTTGGCAGACTGTGGCGCAGGGCAAGTCGTCCTATGCGCACAAGGCGATGCTGTTCGCCGGGAAAACGATGGCATGCACCGCTGTAGAGGCGCTGCTTGATCCGGCGTTGATCGCCGCTGCGAAAGCGGAGCTCGCCGAGCGGCTTGATGGCGAGCAATACGAATGCCTGGTTCCGAAGGAAATATCGCCGCCGCGCGCGTCTCGTCCGGATTGA
- the sdaAB gene encoding L-serine ammonia-lyase, iron-sulfur-dependent subunit beta, with protein sequence MRFKDVFSIIGPAMVGPSSSHTAGAARIGRCARQLFGRQPERAEVRFFGSFAATYRGHGTDVAITGGLLDWQTDDPRIPGSLLAAEERGVIVTFDEGKGLFSHPNTAKLTLSSGEGEDRRELRMTGTSIGGGNIEITEIDGFAVRMSGIYPTVVVRHRDWSGVVAGITDVMRRSGCNIAHMTVDRKARSGDALTVLELDSALDEALIQELSEVENVEMIRTVDLAKV encoded by the coding sequence GTGCGGTTTAAAGACGTGTTCTCTATCATTGGTCCGGCGATGGTCGGTCCGTCCAGTTCGCACACTGCAGGGGCGGCTCGGATCGGGCGATGTGCCCGACAGCTGTTCGGCCGGCAGCCGGAGCGGGCCGAGGTACGCTTCTTCGGTTCGTTCGCAGCTACGTATCGAGGCCATGGCACGGATGTCGCGATTACTGGCGGGCTGCTGGACTGGCAGACGGACGATCCGCGTATCCCCGGTTCGCTGCTGGCGGCGGAGGAACGGGGCGTGATCGTCACGTTCGACGAAGGCAAAGGGTTGTTCTCTCATCCGAATACGGCGAAGCTTACGCTTTCCTCCGGGGAGGGGGAAGATCGGCGCGAGCTTCGGATGACAGGCACCTCGATCGGCGGGGGAAATATCGAGATTACTGAGATTGACGGCTTCGCCGTACGCATGTCGGGCATCTACCCGACCGTTGTTGTTCGACACCGGGACTGGTCGGGCGTGGTGGCCGGTATAACCGATGTGATGCGGCGCAGCGGCTGCAATATTGCGCATATGACGGTCGATCGGAAGGCAAGAAGCGGCGACGCGCTAACGGTACTTGAACTGGACAGCGCGCTAGACGAGGCGCTGATCCAGGAGCTGTCCGAAGTGGAAAATGTCGAGATGATTCGTACGGTCGATTTAGCGAAGGTCTAG
- the sdaAA gene encoding L-serine ammonia-lyase, iron-sulfur-dependent, subunit alpha: MNFRTLEQLAALSAERGVTLGRLMLEEQSAESGRTPEHEFDMMAQYYAIMKEAVQRGLTEDTTSRSGLTGKDAQRVMSFRSGHELNLGKAAGDAMAYALAVSEVNASMGRIIATPTAGSAGIIPGVFVSCQERFGWDDEHMVYGLFAAGAIGYVIANNSFVSGAEGGCQAEVGSAIGMAAGALTDLRGGTPAQAVHAVGLALKNTLGLICDPVGGLVEIPCIVRNGFGAVTALAAADMALAGVRSVIPSDEVVQVMLEVGSSMPEKHRETAGGGLAQTPTGKKILNDLHKR, translated from the coding sequence ATGAATTTTCGCACCTTGGAGCAATTGGCCGCGCTCAGCGCGGAGCGGGGCGTAACGCTCGGCCGTCTCATGCTGGAGGAGCAGAGCGCGGAATCGGGCCGCACGCCCGAACATGAATTTGACATGATGGCGCAATATTACGCGATTATGAAGGAAGCGGTGCAGCGGGGGTTGACGGAGGATACGACCTCGCGCAGCGGGCTGACGGGCAAGGACGCCCAGCGGGTGATGTCCTTCCGTAGCGGACATGAGCTGAATCTCGGCAAAGCGGCGGGCGATGCGATGGCCTACGCGCTCGCCGTATCGGAAGTCAACGCATCGATGGGCCGAATTATCGCCACACCGACAGCGGGCTCGGCCGGGATCATTCCCGGTGTTTTCGTCAGCTGCCAGGAACGCTTTGGCTGGGATGACGAGCATATGGTCTACGGTCTGTTCGCGGCAGGGGCTATCGGCTATGTCATCGCCAACAATTCATTCGTATCGGGGGCGGAAGGGGGCTGCCAGGCTGAGGTCGGATCGGCGATCGGCATGGCTGCCGGCGCATTGACCGATCTGCGCGGAGGAACGCCCGCGCAAGCGGTCCATGCGGTAGGACTCGCGTTGAAAAATACGCTTGGTCTCATTTGCGACCCTGTCGGCGGGCTTGTGGAAATCCCGTGTATCGTCCGCAACGGCTTCGGCGCGGTGACGGCGTTGGCCGCCGCTGATATGGCGCTTGCCGGCGTACGAAGCGTTATTCCGTCCGACGAAGTTGTGCAGGTGATGCTGGAGGTCGGCTCCAGCATGCCGGAGAAGCACCGTGAGACGGCTGGCGGCGGCCTCGCGCAGACGCCTACCGGGAAGAAGATATTGAACGACCTGCACAAGCGATAA